A genomic region of Dreissena polymorpha isolate Duluth1 chromosome 4, UMN_Dpol_1.0, whole genome shotgun sequence contains the following coding sequences:
- the LOC127878494 gene encoding C-C chemokine receptor type 2-like, which produces MTFQTSCNTSSDENGTNGIYITDENSFYNKYLPAFNSSSKYMRIVMYLLGYPGNILTFLVWIRKPMLQSSGVYLATLAVSDLLFLSLDLPYSLHTEWSVYVLNVPVICEGFTVLYLAAQYMSPLLTLAFTTERYIAIKFPLRRRLYCTVKRAVCTSYCIALTSLGLCGIQGYFWSYDSTIGQCIRANNTDELWEKWTWGTEMLMFLCVPLLILLLNILVICEIQKSRKVALTLNRILFRTNATTTMLLAVSFFLILTTLPVSIVYALYDYFPPGNLKHLTSIETDNNWQVHFQYYRARTVIYNIGLTHFFMNFYIYLFAGERFRKEVLNVVKCKRSRSAINRYRSETTKMESFYSNDAV; this is translated from the coding sequence ATGACGTTTCAGACCTCCTGCAATACAAGCAGTGACGAGAACGGAACAAATGGCATTTACATTACCGACGAAAACAGCTTCTACAACAAGTACCTTCCAGCTTTTAATTCCTCATCCAAATACATGAGAATTGTGATGTACCTTTTGGGATACCCGGGTAACATTTTGACTTTTCTGGTTTGGATAAGGAAGCCAATGCTTCAAAGTTCCGGCGTATATCTAGCCACTTTGGCGGTGTCAGATCTGCTTTTTCTGTCGTTGGACTTACCGTACAGCCTTCATACAGAGTGGAGTGTGTATGTTCTCAATGTTCCTGTCATTTGCGAAGGATTTACGGTCTTATATCTAGCAGCCCAGTACATGTCGCCATTATTAACGCTTGCGTTCACGACAGAGCGATACATTGCAATAAAATTTCCATTGCGTAGACGGCTGTATTGTACTGTAAAGAGAGCCGTTTGTACGAGTTATTGCATCGCGCTAACGAGTTTGGGTCTTTGTGGAATTCAAGGATACTTCTGGTCCTACGACAGCACAATAGGTCAGTGCATAAGAGCAAATAACACTGACGAGTTATGGGAAAAATGGACATGGGGAACAGAAATGTTAATGTTCCTATGTGTGCCCCTCCTTATATTGCTTCTCAATATACTTGTTATTTGTGAAATTCAGAAGTCAAGAAAAGTGGCGTTGACATTGAACAGGATTTTATTCAGAACAAACGCCACGACCACGATGTTGCTCGCAGTGTCATTCTTTCTAATACTAACAACCCTTCCAGTGTCAATCGTGTACGCGTTGTATGATTATTTTCCGCCCGGAAATCTAAAACATCTGACATCTATTGAAACGGATAACAACTGGCAAGTTCATTTCCAATATTATCGTGCAAGGACAGTAATATACAACATTGGACTAACTCATTTCTTTATGAATTTCTATATCTACCTCTTTGCAGGAGAAAGGTTTCGCAAGGAGGTTCTAAATGTAGTAAAATGTAAGAGGTCTCGTTCGGCTATAAACAGATACAGATCCGAAACGACGAAGATGGAGTCATTTTACAGCAATGATGCTGTCTGA